A region from the Nostoc sp. HK-01 genome encodes:
- a CDS encoding photosystem I reaction center subunit PsaK1, translating into MLTSTLLAAATAPLQWSPSIGIIMILANVIAIAFGKSSIKYPNSEPALPSANFFGGFGVPALLATTAFGHILGVGIILGLHNLGRF; encoded by the coding sequence GTGCTGACTTCCACATTATTAGCAGCAGCAACCGCACCCCTACAATGGAGTCCTTCCATTGGCATCATCATGATTCTTGCTAACGTCATAGCTATTGCCTTTGGCAAATCTAGCATTAAGTATCCCAATTCTGAGCCAGCTTTACCTTCAGCAAATTTCTTTGGTGGCTTTGGTGTACCTGCGCTACTTGCAACTACAGCCTTTGGTCACATTTTAGGTGTAGGTATCATCTTAGGATTGCACAACCTGGGTAGATTCTAA
- a CDS encoding Mo-dependent nitrogenase-like protein: MLKTNNLSIILTAFIQPETLEENAKLALKNPLAPSQHDILQPLRQRLDELEIQNRKVAHFIAKLIPAQCPFERDIVLFGRTIAHIPPMCKLNPLYDQFVGLRFRALCYLVDQCGEDIQSYC, from the coding sequence ATGCTCAAAACAAATAATCTATCTATTATTCTGACTGCTTTCATTCAGCCTGAAACTTTAGAGGAAAATGCAAAATTAGCTCTCAAAAATCCCTTAGCACCATCTCAACATGATATTCTGCAACCATTACGTCAACGGCTAGATGAACTCGAAATTCAAAATCGTAAAGTAGCACACTTTATTGCTAAATTGATTCCAGCACAGTGTCCTTTCGAGCGTGATATTGTTTTATTCGGCCGCACAATAGCCCACATTCCACCTATGTGCAAACTGAATCCTCTTTATGATCAATTTGTCGGCTTGCGTTTTCGGGCGTTGTGTTATTTAGTAGATCAGTGTGGCGAAGACATTCAGTCCTACTGTTAA
- the chlN gene encoding protochlorophyllide reductase subunit — MTVAQQPEALNFECETGNYHTFCPISCVAWLYQKIEDSFFLVIGTKTCGYFLQNAMGVMIFAEPRYAMAELEEGDISAQLNDYEELKRLCDQIKRDRNPSVIVWIGTCTTEIIKMDLEGLAPKLESEIGIPIVVARANGLDYAFTQGEDTVLAAMANRCPSQAPVTENEKNERNAIQKLLNFGKKKEDVVQEESEYVDHPPLVLFGSLPDPVVTQLTLELKKQGIKVSGWLPAKRFTELPVLEEGYYVAGVNPFLSRTATTLMRRRKCKLIGAPFPIGPDGTRAWIEKICSVFGITPKGLDEREAQIWAGLEDYVKLIRGKSVFFMGDNLLEVSLARFLVRCGMTVQEVGIPYMDKRYQAAELAFLEKACQEMGVPLPKIVEKPDNYNQVQRIYDLKPDLVITGMAHANPLEARGINTKWSVEFTFAQIHGFGNARDILELVTRPLRRNNNLKDLGWDKLVREEAKI; from the coding sequence ATGACTGTCGCTCAACAACCAGAAGCTTTAAACTTTGAGTGCGAAACTGGGAATTACCACACTTTCTGCCCGATTAGCTGCGTGGCGTGGTTATACCAAAAAATTGAAGATAGCTTCTTTTTGGTGATTGGGACAAAAACCTGTGGCTATTTTCTCCAAAATGCAATGGGGGTAATGATTTTTGCTGAACCCCGTTATGCAATGGCAGAGTTAGAAGAAGGTGATATTTCAGCACAGTTGAATGACTACGAAGAATTAAAGCGGTTGTGTGATCAAATAAAACGCGATCGCAATCCCAGTGTGATTGTCTGGATTGGCACTTGCACCACTGAAATTATCAAAATGGACTTGGAAGGTTTAGCACCTAAGTTAGAAAGCGAAATTGGCATTCCTATTGTTGTAGCCCGTGCCAACGGCTTAGATTACGCTTTTACCCAAGGTGAAGACACCGTTTTAGCCGCAATGGCTAATCGTTGTCCCAGCCAAGCGCCAGTGACAGAAAATGAAAAAAATGAGCGCAATGCCATTCAAAAGCTGCTCAACTTTGGCAAGAAAAAAGAAGATGTAGTTCAAGAAGAATCAGAATACGTAGATCATCCACCTCTAGTTCTTTTCGGTTCCCTACCTGATCCCGTTGTTACCCAGTTAACCCTAGAATTAAAGAAACAAGGCATCAAAGTTTCTGGTTGGCTACCTGCTAAACGCTTTACTGAATTACCAGTGCTAGAAGAAGGGTATTACGTTGCTGGTGTTAACCCCTTCCTCAGCCGCACTGCTACCACCTTAATGCGTCGCCGTAAGTGCAAATTAATTGGCGCACCCTTTCCCATCGGCCCTGATGGTACTCGCGCTTGGATAGAGAAAATTTGCTCAGTATTTGGCATTACACCCAAAGGTTTAGATGAACGGGAAGCACAAATCTGGGCAGGTTTAGAAGACTACGTAAAACTCATTCGTGGCAAGTCTGTATTCTTCATGGGCGATAACTTGCTAGAAGTTTCCTTAGCACGGTTCCTGGTGCGCTGTGGAATGACTGTACAGGAAGTTGGCATTCCTTACATGGATAAGCGTTACCAAGCTGCGGAATTGGCATTTTTAGAGAAAGCTTGCCAAGAAATGGGTGTACCTTTACCCAAGATTGTTGAAAAGCCAGATAATTACAACCAGGTACAGCGCATTTATGATTTAAAACCAGACTTGGTAATTACAGGTATGGCTCATGCTAACCCATTAGAAGCACGCGGCATTAATACTAAGTGGTCAGTAGAGTTTACCTTTGCTCAAATTCATGGTTTTGGCAATGCCCGTGACATTTTAGAATTGGTAACTCGTCCGTTGCGTCGGAATAATAACTTGAAAGATTTGGGTTGGGATAAGTTGGTGAGAGAAGAAGCCAAGATTTAA
- the chlL gene encoding protochlorophyllide reductase iron-sulfur ATP-binding protein ChlL, translating into MKLAVYGKGGIGKSTTSCNISVALAKRGKKVLQIGCDPKHDSTFTLTGFLIPTIIDTLQSKDYHYEDVWPEDVIYKGYGGVDCVEAGGPPAGAGCGGYVVGETVKLLKELNAFDEYDVILFDVLGDVVCGGFAAPLNYADYCMIVTDNGFDALFAANRIAASVREKARTHPLRLAGLIGNRTSKRDLIEKYIEAVPMPVLEVLPLIEDIRVSRVKGKTLFEMAESDPSLNYVCEYYLNIADQILARPEGVVPNDTPDRELFSLLSDFYLNPRKPQVPNPEEELDLMIV; encoded by the coding sequence GTGAAACTAGCAGTCTACGGAAAAGGCGGTATTGGCAAGTCAACAACTAGCTGTAATATATCTGTCGCTTTAGCCAAACGGGGCAAAAAAGTACTGCAAATTGGTTGCGACCCCAAACATGACAGCACTTTTACCTTAACAGGGTTTTTGATTCCTACAATTATTGATACTCTTCAGTCAAAAGACTATCACTACGAAGATGTTTGGCCAGAAGATGTCATTTACAAAGGCTATGGCGGTGTTGATTGCGTAGAAGCTGGCGGCCCACCTGCGGGTGCTGGGTGTGGTGGATACGTAGTTGGCGAAACCGTAAAATTACTGAAAGAACTCAACGCCTTTGATGAGTACGACGTAATTTTATTTGATGTACTGGGTGACGTAGTTTGCGGCGGCTTTGCGGCTCCTTTGAACTATGCAGATTACTGCATGATCGTTACTGATAATGGTTTTGATGCTTTATTTGCTGCGAATCGGATTGCTGCTTCCGTCAGAGAAAAAGCTCGGACTCACCCACTGCGTTTAGCAGGGTTAATTGGCAATCGGACTTCCAAGCGCGACCTGATCGAGAAATACATAGAAGCAGTCCCCATGCCAGTTCTAGAGGTTTTACCATTAATTGAAGATATTCGCGTATCTCGCGTTAAAGGCAAAACATTATTTGAAATGGCAGAGTCAGATCCTTCCCTGAACTACGTTTGCGAGTATTACCTCAACATTGCCGACCAAATTTTAGCTCGGCCAGAGGGAGTAGTCCCAAACGACACACCAGATCGGGAATTGTTCTCTTTGTTATCTGATTTTTATCTAAATCCGCGTAAACCACAGGTTCCTAATCCAGAAGAGGAATTAGACTTGATGATTGTATAA
- a CDS encoding small GTP-binding protein domain-containing protein, which yields MTQDELLALIEQAAAEGWRELDLSGQDLAELPVEIGKLQQLESLILGKGVEGYEFVGYRYFQKVSGNNLKTLPLELLSLRNLRKLDISGNPLESIPDVVTQILHLEQLILIKVELTEIPDAIANLTNLTKLDLNNNQITEIPEAIANLTNLTTLDLSDNQITEIPKAIANLTNLTMLVLYNNQITEIPEAIANLTNLMGLYLRINKITQIPEAIANLTNLNAFDLSNNQINQIPEAIANLTNLTTLHLYKNQITQIPEAIANLTNLTTFTLLSNQITQIPEAIANLINLTELNLNNNQITEIPEAIANLTNLTTLDLSDNQITEIPEAIANLTNLTTLDLSDNQITEIPEAIKSLPKLEKLDLRRNPLPISPEILGSSDEVGSVEDIFNYLRLLRSGEVRPLNEAKLLLIGQGSVGKTSLIERLIRNQYDKNQPQTDGLNVQTWNVHINSKDIRLNVWDFGGQEIYHATHQFFLTKRSLYLLVCNCRTSEEENRIEYWLKLIESFGGQSPVIIVGNKKDEQPLDINRKALREKYPNIQAIIETSCQDNIGIDELRTAIFQQIANLKEVYDLLPLSWFEVKQQLESMSQDFISYNNYIGICYENKIPEEQNQEQLIDLLHRLGLVLNFREHPILKDTNVLKPNWVTEGIYALLSDEILKTQTKGIFTPADLSRILNPERYPIQRHHYLIGLMKEFELCFALECHSPQFLIAGLLPKDQPEKTELEGETLEFQYHYKVLPESIISRFIVNTHEKIYNHIYWRSGVMLQYQENNEIYNIARIKADPEDKKIFIAISRRNETRRLFLGILRDVFNKIHKSLPNLEITEWVPVPGYSNHPPLDYQELLGLEAMGESTITIGKLKLKLNLRQLLDGYESLESRQKLQRDELERDLVRINIYNNNNNQQGDFKPMTENTNNFQGAQVGIVNIDNEVKENARQQVGDLTQTSGANITEILQLISNLRQTAAQFPPEIHDDIIVDIDDVEAEIHKPEPERNKTKLKKRLIALLTAAGLIAAPIAGMTDFTNNVLEIGNKLGIELQLPAGK from the coding sequence ATGACGCAGGATGAGTTGTTGGCACTGATAGAGCAAGCGGCGGCTGAGGGTTGGCGAGAGTTAGACTTGTCGGGGCAAGATTTAGCTGAGTTACCTGTGGAAATTGGTAAGTTGCAGCAGCTTGAGTCTTTGATTTTGGGAAAGGGGGTTGAAGGTTATGAATTCGTAGGATATCGCTATTTCCAAAAGGTTTCAGGCAACAATTTAAAAACGCTTCCTCTCGAACTATTGAGTTTGCGTAATTTGCGTAAGTTGGATATTAGCGGCAATCCTTTAGAGAGCATTCCCGATGTGGTCACGCAAATATTACATTTAGAGCAACTTATCTTAATTAAAGTAGAGTTAACTGAAATACCTGATGCGATTGCTAATTTAACCAATCTGACAAAGCTTGACCTCAATAACAACCAAATAACCGAGATTCCAGAGGCGATCGCTAATTTAACCAATTTGACTACGCTTGACCTCAGTGACAACCAAATTACAGAGATTCCAAAGGCGATCGCTAATTTAACCAATTTGACTATGCTTGTCCTCTATAACAACCAAATAACCGAGATTCCAGAGGCGATCGCTAATTTAACTAATCTGATGGGGCTTTACCTCCGTATTAATAAAATTACTCAGATTCCAGAGGCGATTGCTAATTTAACCAATTTGAATGCATTTGACCTCAGTAACAACCAAATTAACCAGATTCCAGAGGCAATCGCTAATTTAACTAATCTGACTACGCTTCACCTCTATAAAAACCAAATAACCCAGATACCAGAGGCGATCGCTAATTTAACCAATCTAACTACTTTTACCCTCCTTTCCAATCAAATTACTCAGATTCCGGAAGCGATCGCTAATTTAATCAATCTGACGGAGCTTAACCTCAATAACAACCAAATAACTGAGATTCCAGAGGCGATCGCTAATTTAACCAATTTGACTACGCTTGACCTCAGTGACAACCAAATAACCGAGATTCCAGAGGCGATTGCTAATTTAACCAATTTGACTACGCTTGACCTCAGTGACAACCAAATAACCGAGATTCCAGAGGCGATCAAAAGTTTGCCGAAATTGGAAAAACTAGATTTACGGAGAAATCCGCTTCCTATTTCACCAGAGATTTTAGGATCTTCTGATGAGGTTGGTTCAGTTGAAGACATTTTCAATTACTTGCGATTACTCCGTAGCGGTGAAGTGCGTCCACTCAACGAAGCCAAACTCTTGCTCATCGGACAAGGCAGCGTCGGCAAAACATCCCTTATCGAGCGACTAATCCGTAATCAATATGATAAAAATCAACCCCAAACCGACGGACTGAATGTCCAAACTTGGAACGTACATATTAACAGCAAAGACATCCGTCTGAATGTTTGGGACTTTGGCGGACAGGAAATTTATCACGCCACCCATCAGTTTTTTCTGACTAAGCGCAGCCTTTATCTCTTAGTTTGTAATTGTCGCACTAGCGAAGAAGAAAACCGCATTGAATATTGGCTGAAACTAATCGAAAGCTTCGGTGGACAGTCCCCCGTAATTATTGTTGGCAACAAAAAAGACGAACAACCCCTCGACATCAACCGCAAAGCATTACGCGAAAAATATCCCAATATCCAAGCCATTATCGAAACTTCTTGCCAAGACAATATCGGCATTGATGAACTTCGCACCGCTATTTTTCAGCAAATTGCCAACCTCAAAGAAGTCTACGACCTTTTACCCCTCTCATGGTTTGAGGTGAAACAACAACTCGAATCAATGTCCCAAGACTTCATCAGCTACAACAACTATATTGGCATCTGCTACGAAAACAAAATTCCTGAAGAACAAAACCAAGAACAACTCATCGACTTGCTGCATCGACTCGGCTTAGTTCTCAACTTCCGCGAGCATCCCATCCTCAAAGATACCAACGTCCTCAAACCCAACTGGGTGACAGAAGGTATTTACGCACTTCTCAGCGATGAAATTCTCAAAACTCAAACCAAAGGCATTTTCACCCCCGCAGACCTCAGCCGCATTCTCAATCCAGAACGTTACCCCATCCAGCGCCACCATTATCTGATTGGGCTGATGAAAGAATTTGAGCTTTGCTTTGCCCTAGAATGTCACTCGCCACAATTTTTGATTGCTGGACTTCTACCCAAAGACCAACCAGAAAAAACAGAATTAGAAGGGGAAACCCTGGAATTTCAATACCATTACAAAGTTCTCCCGGAAAGCATTATCTCTCGTTTTATCGTCAACACCCACGAAAAAATCTATAACCACATCTATTGGCGCAGTGGCGTAATGCTGCAATATCAAGAAAATAACGAAATTTATAACATTGCGCGGATAAAAGCCGACCCCGAAGACAAAAAAATCTTCATCGCCATTAGCAGACGTAACGAAACCCGCCGCTTATTTCTCGGTATCCTCCGCGATGTGTTTAACAAAATCCACAAAAGTCTCCCCAACCTCGAAATAACTGAATGGGTTCCCGTCCCCGGCTATTCAAATCATCCGCCCCTCGACTATCAAGAACTCTTGGGACTTGAGGCAATGGGTGAAAGTACAATCACTATTGGCAAATTAAAATTAAAACTCAATTTACGTCAACTTTTAGACGGCTATGAATCATTAGAATCGCGCCAGAAATTACAAAGAGATGAGTTAGAGCGCGATCTGGTTAGAATCAATATTTACAATAACAATAATAACCAACAAGGAGATTTTAAACCCATGACAGAAAATACAAACAACTTTCAAGGCGCACAAGTAGGCATCGTCAATATTGACAACGAAGTTAAAGAAAACGCCCGTCAGCAAGTCGGTGACTTAACTCAAACCAGTGGCGCAAACATCACCGAAATTCTGCAACTAATCAGCAACCTACGCCAAACCGCCGCCCAATTTCCGCCAGAAATCCACGACGATATTATTGTTGATATTGATGATGTAGAAGCAGAAATTCATAAGCCAGAACCAGAACGCAATAAAACCAAACTCAAAAAGCGTCTCATTGCTTTACTCACTGCTGCTGGTTTAATTGCTGCTCCCATTGCAGGTATGACAGATTTTACAAACAATGTTCTGGAAATAGGCAACAAATTAGGGATAGAACTACAACTTCCCGCCGGAAAATAG